The Faecalibacter bovis genome includes the window GAATGATTCCAAATGCTAAAGAATTAGTTAATAATATTGGAATTACAACTGACGGAGTTAAAACTAATGCGAACGCAGATCAATTAAAATCAGTTTTTAATCCATTATCTACAGATGCTGAAAAGTTGATGAATAAATCTGTAGTATTGATCTATGAAAAGTTTGTAAACCATGTTGCGCGTAATAGAAAAATGACTTTTGATCAAGTTAATAAAATTGGTGGCGGACGTGTTTGGTCTGGAACCAGTGCAAAACAAATTGGTTTAATTGATGATTTTGGTGGTTTAAACGAAGCTATTAAAGAAGCAGCAAAATTGAGTAAAATAGAAAATTATAGTACAGAATCTTTCCCAAAAAGAAAAGAGAGTATTGAAGAATTGATGGAAAAAATTCAAGGTAATAACATCGATTCTAAAATCAGAGAAGAGTTAGGAACAGATGCTGCAAAAATCTATTCAAATCTTAAAAAGATGAATCAACAAAAAGGAGTTCAAGCGCGACTACCTTTCGATATAAAAATAAATTAAAAACTTAAAAAAGGGTTAAAAAATTGTTTAACCCTTTTTTTTGTTAAAAACTTTTTACTTTAGCTAAAACTTTAGCATCATAAAATGATTATTTCTCTTTTATTTTGACTAAATTTTATCATACTTTTGTAATTCATTAAATAAATACCAGATCTATATCTTAAAATGGGATTATTCGATTTTTTCACGCAAGAAATTGCAATTGATTTAGGTACTGCTAACACACTAATTATTCATAATAATAAAGTGGTAGTTGACAGCCCATCAATTGTTGCTATACATAGAAGAACTAACAAAGTTATTGCTGTTGGTGACCAAGCAAAACACATGCAAGGTAAAACACATGATGATATCAAAACTATTAGACCGTTGAAAGATGGTGTAATTGCAGATTTTGAAGCATCTGAGTTTATGCTAACAGAATTTATAAAAAAAATCCCTGGAATTCAAGGGAAATTATTCTCTCCATCTTTACGTATGGTTATCTGTATTCCTTCAGGAATTACTGAAGTTGAAAAACGTGCTGTAAAAGATTCTTGTGCTAGAGTAAATGCTAAAGATGTTCGTTTAATTTACGAACCAATGGCTGCTGCAATTGGTGTTGGTATCGATATCCAACAACCAAAAGGGAATATGATTATTGATATAGGTGGTGGAACTACAGAAATTGCTGTTGTTGCCTTAGGAGGTATTGTTTGTGATAAATCGGTAAAAATTGCTGGTGACGTTTTCACTAACGATATTGCTTATTACTTAAGAACTCATCACAATTTATACATTGGTGAGCGTACAGCAGAACGTGTGAAAATTGAAGTTGGAGCTGCTGTGGAAGAATTAGAGCACGCACCAGAAGATATGCCTGTACAAGGACGTGATTTAATCACTGGTAAACCAAAAGAAATTACTGTAAATTATAAAGAAATTGCTCGTGCGTTAGATAAATCTATCTTACGTATAGAAGATGGTGTGATGGAGACTTTATCTCAAACTCCACCAGAATTAGCAGCAGATATTTATAATACTGGTATTTACATGGCCGGTGGTGGTTCTATGTTAAGAGGTTTAGATCAACGTATTTCTAAAAAAACAGGTTTACCTGTATTCTTAGCAGATGATCCTTTAAGAGCAGTAGTACGTGGTACTGGAATTGCCTTAAAAAACATTGACAAGTTTACTTTCTTAATGAAATAAAATATTTAAAGATCTAGAACAATGCAATATATTCTAAACGCTATTAGGAAAAATGGTGTATTTATTATTTTCGTGTTTTTGGAATTTATAGCATTGTTTTTAGTCTTTAGAAAAAACATCTATCACGAAACAATTTTAGCTGAAGCAAGTACATCTTTTACAGGCTTTACTAATAATAAAATAGCTGCTGTAACAAACTTTGTAAATTTACCTTCTACGAACAAAGATTTACAGGAAGAAAATGCTATGCTTCGTGAACGTTTAGTACACTTAGGTATTAAAGACGCGCGCACAAAAAAATTCACGAAAGTTGATTCTTTAGGGTATCAACAAACTTATTCATTTATACCTGCCGAAGTAATTAATAATTCTATTATTAAAACTCAAAACTATATTACAATTGACAAAGGTCGTAAAGATGGAGTTGAAAAAGGTGATGGTATAATTACAAACAAAGGTGTAATCGGAATTATAACTTTTGCTGGACAAAAATATTCTAGAGCTATTTCTTTATTAAATAAAGATATTCGTGTTAATGCGCGAATTAAAGGAAATGAATATTTCGGAACTTTAATATGGGATGGAAAAGATGCACGTTATGCACAATTAACTGAGATTCCTAAGTATATTAAGGTAAATAAAGGAGATACAATTGAAACGGACGGAAAATCTCCGGTTTTCCCAGAAGGATTAATGATTGGTACAGTTATTAGCAAAGCTAATGATAATGTTACAGGCGAATTGAAAATTCAGGTTAAATTAAAACAGGATTTTGGAAATTTATCGCACGCATACGTTGTTACAAATCTTAATAAAATCGAAATTAAACAAGTTGAAAAATCTGACACAATCATAAACAATGTACAATAAGGATTTTTTTATAAATATCATCACAATTTTATTATTAGCGTTAGCTCAAGTATTTATATTTAATCATATTAATTTTCTTGGAAGCTATCAGCCTTATATTTACGTTGTATTTGTGTTATTTTATCCACCGTATCAAAGTCGATATCTATTATTATTATTAGCTTTTATTTTAGGTTTATCAATTGATATTTTAGAATATACAGGTGGAATACATGCTTTTGCATTAACATTTATAGCCTTTTATAGAAATACTATTATTAAATTACTAGCTGGAAAAGTGAATTTTGAAATGGAATATTTCAATTTCAATTCCTTTAGTATCTCACAATGGATTTTCTATTTAACTATACTAATTATTTTTCATCATTCGGTGTTATTACTTTTAGAAAATTTCAAATTCACAGGAATTCTAACTGTATTAACTAATGCATTGATTAGTTCGGGTATTACTTTTATTTTTGTACTTATTTATAAGATTTTATTTAAAAATAAAATTCTGGTATGAAAAAACTCTTAGTCGTATATACATTAATCCTATTTATAGTTTTTCTTTTTATAGGTCGACTTGCATACCTACAACTTTTTACTGATAGATATAAGTTAAATGCATTTAACACGTCTATCAAACAAGAAATTATTTACCCAAACCGTGGCGATATACTTGATCGCAACGGAAAGTTATTAGTTTCTAACACTTATTCTTACGAATTAAATGTTCTTCCAATGAAGATTGGAGAGGATTTCGATACTGTAAAATTTTCTCAATTAGTAGGTGTTACAACAAAGCAATTTGATTCTATCATCAATGCAATAACGAAAACAGAGGGGTTTAAAAAACTATCGCCTTATCCTTTCAAAAAAAATATATCGCGCGAAGATTATGCTCGTATGCAAGAGCAACTTTACTTATACCCTGCTTTTAGCATAATTAAACGTCCTGAACGTAAATATATGGTAGAAACTGCAGGTAATATTTTAGGATATATCAACGAAGCAAGTCCATCATATATTAAGACTGATTCTACGTATTATCAACCAGGAGATTTCGTTGGAATTACCGGAGTTGAAAAATCATACGAAAAAGAATTACGTGGTATAAAAGGAGTAAAGAATTGGATTGTTGATCGTACCATGAATGTTGTGGGTCCGTATAAAGATGGGCTACACGACAGACAAGTAAAAAGTGGTAAAACAATTCACCTTACGATTGATTACAGGTTACAAGAATTGGCAGAGCAAATGTTGCAAAACAAACGTGGAGCGATTGTAGCACTTGATCCAAATAGTGGCGAAATTTTAGCTTTAGCTTCTGCACCTACTATAAATCCAAACCATTATTTAGATTCAAAATTAAGGAATGCTTTAATCAATGATTCTATTTCAAAACCAACTTTCGATAGAGCCTTACAAGGTACTTATCCTCCTGGATCTACCTTCAAAATGTTAACTGCTTTGGCTGGTTTGCAAATGGGAACGATGACTGATTCTACAACTTATACTTGTAAACATGGTTTTAGGTACGGTCGTATGAAAATTGGTTGTCACTGTGGAAAATATTATTCGCCTCAAAACTTAGAATATGCGATTGGAAAATCGTGTAATAATTATTTTTCTGAAGCTTATCGTGATATTGTTAGAAAAAATCCAAACGATTATACCGAAGGTATGAACGAATGGGCAAATATTATGAACAGCTTTGGTTTAGGTAAATTTATGGGAACTGATTTACCTGTTGGTAACAAAGGATTAATCCCAACCGGAGAATTTTATGACAATCGTTTTGGTGAAGGAGTTTGGAATCCGTACCGAATTATTTTTAACGGAATGGGGCAAGGTGATATTAATACAACGCCATTACAAATGGCTAATTTTGCAGCAGCTATTGCCAATAAAGGATTTTTCTATACTCCTCATATTGTTCATAAAATTGAAGGTCAGCCTCTAAAGGATTCAAACTTTATTATTCCTAAGAAAACATTAGTTGATCAAAAACATTTTGAAACTATTTTACGCGGGATGAGAAATGTTTTTACAATCGGAACAGCACGAGCACTAAGCGTAAAAGATTTTACTCAATTAGGTAAGACAGGCACTTCTCAGAATTCACAAGGACAAGATCACTCTTTATTTGTTTTGATTGCTCCAGCTGATAAACCAAGGATTGTTGTTGCTGCAATTGTAGAAAATGCGCATTATGGTGCTACTTGGGCTGGTCCAATGACTAGTTTAGTAGCCGAATTATATATAACAGATACCATCAAACGTCAAGGAATGTTGACGAAGATGAAAAATGGAAATTTCCAAGGCGAATACAATCGTCAATGGATTAATTACTTAAAAAGAAAAGGTTTATACATAGAACCTGTAAAAAAAGATAGTACCGACACCTTAAAGAAAGATAGCATTGAGCCAAAACAGATTATTACAAGGAATTGATTGGACAGTAATTATACTGGGATTAATACTTTTAATCTTTGGAATAATGAATGTCTACAGTGTGGATAGTGAACGCGGAATTAAACAAATAATTTGGTTTTCACTTGGTTT containing:
- the mreC gene encoding rod shape-determining protein MreC encodes the protein MQYILNAIRKNGVFIIFVFLEFIALFLVFRKNIYHETILAEASTSFTGFTNNKIAAVTNFVNLPSTNKDLQEENAMLRERLVHLGIKDARTKKFTKVDSLGYQQTYSFIPAEVINNSIIKTQNYITIDKGRKDGVEKGDGIITNKGVIGIITFAGQKYSRAISLLNKDIRVNARIKGNEYFGTLIWDGKDARYAQLTEIPKYIKVNKGDTIETDGKSPVFPEGLMIGTVISKANDNVTGELKIQVKLKQDFGNLSHAYVVTNLNKIEIKQVEKSDTIINNVQ
- a CDS encoding rod shape-determining protein gives rise to the protein MGLFDFFTQEIAIDLGTANTLIIHNNKVVVDSPSIVAIHRRTNKVIAVGDQAKHMQGKTHDDIKTIRPLKDGVIADFEASEFMLTEFIKKIPGIQGKLFSPSLRMVICIPSGITEVEKRAVKDSCARVNAKDVRLIYEPMAAAIGVGIDIQQPKGNMIIDIGGGTTEIAVVALGGIVCDKSVKIAGDVFTNDIAYYLRTHHNLYIGERTAERVKIEVGAAVEELEHAPEDMPVQGRDLITGKPKEITVNYKEIARALDKSILRIEDGVMETLSQTPPELAADIYNTGIYMAGGGSMLRGLDQRISKKTGLPVFLADDPLRAVVRGTGIALKNIDKFTFLMK
- the mreD gene encoding rod shape-determining protein MreD; this translates as MYNKDFFINIITILLLALAQVFIFNHINFLGSYQPYIYVVFVLFYPPYQSRYLLLLLAFILGLSIDILEYTGGIHAFALTFIAFYRNTIIKLLAGKVNFEMEYFNFNSFSISQWIFYLTILIIFHHSVLLLLENFKFTGILTVLTNALISSGITFIFVLIYKILFKNKILV
- a CDS encoding peptidoglycan D,D-transpeptidase FtsI family protein — encoded protein: MKKLLVVYTLILFIVFLFIGRLAYLQLFTDRYKLNAFNTSIKQEIIYPNRGDILDRNGKLLVSNTYSYELNVLPMKIGEDFDTVKFSQLVGVTTKQFDSIINAITKTEGFKKLSPYPFKKNISREDYARMQEQLYLYPAFSIIKRPERKYMVETAGNILGYINEASPSYIKTDSTYYQPGDFVGITGVEKSYEKELRGIKGVKNWIVDRTMNVVGPYKDGLHDRQVKSGKTIHLTIDYRLQELAEQMLQNKRGAIVALDPNSGEILALASAPTINPNHYLDSKLRNALINDSISKPTFDRALQGTYPPGSTFKMLTALAGLQMGTMTDSTTYTCKHGFRYGRMKIGCHCGKYYSPQNLEYAIGKSCNNYFSEAYRDIVRKNPNDYTEGMNEWANIMNSFGLGKFMGTDLPVGNKGLIPTGEFYDNRFGEGVWNPYRIIFNGMGQGDINTTPLQMANFAAAIANKGFFYTPHIVHKIEGQPLKDSNFIIPKKTLVDQKHFETILRGMRNVFTIGTARALSVKDFTQLGKTGTSQNSQGQDHSLFVLIAPADKPRIVVAAIVENAHYGATWAGPMTSLVAELYITDTIKRQGMLTKMKNGNFQGEYNRQWINYLKRKGLYIEPVKKDSTDTLKKDSIEPKQIITRN